The proteins below are encoded in one region of Amycolatopsis acidiphila:
- a CDS encoding acyl-CoA dehydrogenase family protein: protein MDFTLDETQRDIAGLAADILGREIDFERPPGERGYDEQVWRALGKAGLLALALPPELGGDGLGPAEVAVLLTELGRAAAPVPALTLACGLLPLEFLGTPDQRATLLPEIATGEVVVTAAVHEPSAPLVEQPSTRAVADGGRWLLTGVKTGVPHLAAATRVLVPVSMPGGTGVFLVDPRAEGVTIAGTTMRLDGVAVEEADQLRDREPGEALATVRRYLLAGMIALGDGVLAGALALTTKHVGQREQFGRPLATFQAVAQQIADVYIASRTVHLAALSAVWRLASGRDPQPDLDIAAYWLAHEGPKALAVCHHLHGGLGVDITYPLHRYYALIKELSACTSI from the coding sequence GTGGACTTCACCCTCGACGAGACCCAGCGGGACATCGCCGGCCTTGCCGCCGACATCCTCGGCCGGGAGATCGACTTCGAGCGGCCGCCCGGCGAGCGCGGCTACGACGAGCAGGTGTGGCGTGCCCTGGGCAAGGCAGGCCTGCTCGCGCTGGCGCTGCCGCCCGAGCTGGGTGGGGACGGTCTGGGCCCGGCCGAGGTCGCGGTCCTGCTCACCGAGCTGGGCCGGGCCGCCGCGCCGGTCCCCGCCCTGACCCTGGCCTGCGGCCTGTTGCCGCTGGAGTTCCTCGGTACCCCGGACCAGCGGGCGACGCTGCTCCCTGAGATCGCGACCGGTGAGGTCGTGGTCACCGCGGCAGTGCACGAACCGTCCGCGCCGCTGGTCGAGCAGCCGTCGACCCGTGCGGTCGCCGACGGGGGCCGGTGGCTGCTCACCGGCGTCAAGACCGGCGTGCCGCACCTCGCGGCCGCGACCCGGGTCCTGGTCCCGGTGTCGATGCCTGGCGGCACCGGCGTGTTCCTGGTCGACCCGCGGGCCGAGGGCGTCACGATCGCGGGCACGACGATGCGCCTCGACGGCGTCGCGGTCGAGGAGGCCGACCAGCTGCGCGACCGCGAGCCCGGCGAGGCGCTCGCCACGGTGCGCCGCTACCTGCTGGCCGGAATGATCGCGCTCGGCGACGGCGTGCTGGCCGGTGCGCTCGCCCTGACCACCAAGCACGTCGGGCAGCGGGAGCAGTTCGGCCGGCCGCTGGCCACCTTCCAGGCCGTCGCGCAACAGATCGCCGACGTCTACATCGCCTCCCGCACGGTCCACCTCGCCGCACTGTCGGCGGTCTGGCGGCTGGCCTCGGGCCGGGACCCGCAACCTGACCTGGACATCGCGGCGTACTGGCTCGCGCACGAGGGCCCGAAGGCGCTGGCCGTCTGCCATCACCTGCACGGCGGCCTGGGCGTGGACATCACCTACCCGCTCCACCGGTACTACGCGCTGATCAAGGAGCTGAGCGCATGTACATCGATCTGA
- a CDS encoding MaoC family dehydratase, protein MIGTQLPPLTIEVTPTFVISAAIATRDFQDVHHDRDAAIQRGSKDIFVNILTDTGLVQRFVTDWAGPGAFVRSVKIRLGVPCYAYDTLVLSGEVVAQDGDEVTIRVTGKGELGEHIAGTVTVGGVS, encoded by the coding sequence GTGATCGGCACGCAGCTGCCCCCGCTGACCATCGAGGTCACCCCGACGTTCGTGATCTCGGCCGCCATCGCGACCCGCGACTTCCAGGACGTGCACCATGACCGCGACGCGGCGATCCAGCGCGGTTCGAAGGACATCTTCGTCAACATCCTCACCGACACCGGGCTCGTGCAGCGCTTCGTGACGGACTGGGCCGGGCCCGGGGCGTTCGTGCGCTCGGTCAAGATCAGGCTCGGCGTCCCGTGCTACGCCTACGACACGCTTGTGCTCTCGGGCGAGGTCGTCGCGCAGGACGGTGACGAGGTGACCATCCGGGTCACCGGAAAAGGCGAGCTGGGCGAGCACATCGCGGGCACGGTGACGGTCGGAGGTGTGTCGTGA
- a CDS encoding acyl-CoA dehydrogenase family protein produces the protein MYIDLTAEQRQLRAELRRYFAGLITPDERRTMLRERHGEVYRRIVRRMGKDGWLGVGWPKEYGGRGFGDLEQHIFADEAARADVQLPAVTLQTVGPTLQTFGTQTQKDEFLPRILAGEVHFAIGYTEPGAGTDLAALSTTAVRDGDTYVVNGQKIFTTGGHDADYIWLAVRTDPAAPKHKGISILIVDTRDPGYSWTPTITCDGAHHVNATYYTDVRVPADMLVGEENLGWKLITTQLNHERVMLGPAGRIGGLHDRVHDWAAARQLLDQPDVRSALYETQATVRINELLNWQVAVTQPVDVADASATKVFGSERIQRIARLLEEAVARHGDLTDPETAELAGWLDVLARRNLVLTFGGGVNEIQRELIATVGLGLPRVPR, from the coding sequence ATGTACATCGATCTGACCGCGGAGCAGCGGCAACTGCGTGCCGAGTTACGCCGGTACTTCGCCGGGCTCATCACCCCGGACGAGCGCAGGACGATGCTGCGGGAACGGCACGGCGAGGTGTACCGGCGGATCGTGCGTCGGATGGGCAAGGACGGCTGGCTCGGCGTCGGCTGGCCGAAGGAGTACGGCGGACGCGGGTTCGGCGACCTCGAACAGCACATCTTCGCCGACGAAGCCGCCCGTGCCGACGTACAGCTTCCGGCGGTCACGCTGCAGACTGTCGGCCCGACGTTGCAGACGTTCGGCACGCAGACGCAGAAGGACGAGTTCCTGCCCCGGATCCTGGCCGGGGAGGTGCACTTCGCGATCGGCTACACCGAACCCGGCGCGGGCACGGACCTGGCCGCACTGAGCACGACCGCCGTCCGCGACGGGGACACCTACGTGGTCAACGGCCAGAAGATCTTCACCACCGGCGGACACGACGCCGACTACATCTGGCTGGCCGTGCGCACCGACCCGGCCGCGCCGAAGCACAAGGGCATCTCGATCCTCATCGTCGACACGCGCGACCCCGGCTACTCGTGGACGCCGACCATCACCTGCGACGGCGCGCACCACGTGAACGCGACCTACTACACGGACGTGCGGGTGCCCGCGGACATGCTGGTCGGGGAGGAGAACCTGGGCTGGAAGCTGATCACCACGCAGCTCAACCACGAACGCGTCATGCTCGGCCCGGCGGGCCGCATCGGCGGCCTGCACGACCGCGTCCACGACTGGGCGGCCGCACGGCAGCTGCTCGACCAGCCGGACGTGCGGAGCGCGCTGTACGAGACGCAGGCGACGGTGCGGATCAACGAGCTGCTCAACTGGCAGGTCGCGGTGACGCAACCGGTCGACGTCGCCGACGCCTCGGCGACCAAGGTCTTCGGCTCCGAGCGCATCCAGCGGATTGCCCGCCTGCTCGAGGAAGCCGTTGCCCGGCACGGAGATCTCACCGATCCCGAGACCGCGGAGCTGGCCGGGTGGCTCGACGTGCTGGCCCGCCGCAACCTCGTGCTGACCTTCGGCGGCGGGGTGAACGAGATCCAGCGCGAGCTGATCGCGACGGTCGGACTGGGATTGCCGAGGGTGCCGCGATGA
- a CDS encoding lipid-transfer protein, with amino-acid sequence MNLSGATAIAGIGATEFSKDSGRSELRLAAEAVQAALADAGLRPSDVDGLVSFTMDANSEISVARELGIEELTFFSRIHYGGGAAAATVQQAAMAVATGVADVVVAYRAFNERSGMRFGQVSSAAAGQVNSSGVDNSFHYPMGLGTPAATVAMVAQRYLHEYGASSEDFGRVAVVDRQHAATNPAAWFYGKPITLAEHQASRWITEPLHLLDCCQETDGAVALVVTSLERARDLPNPPAVVAAAAQGSGPDQYIMTSYYRDELAALPEMGVVGRQLWAQSGLRPQDVDVAVLYDHFTPYVLMQLEELGFCGRGEAPGFTAGDTLSLNGELPLNPHGGQLGEAYVHGMNGIAEAVRQVRGTAVNQVSDVAHVLVTAGTGVPTSGLILTGG; translated from the coding sequence GTGAACCTGTCCGGTGCGACGGCGATCGCGGGAATCGGCGCGACCGAGTTCTCCAAGGACTCCGGCCGCAGCGAGCTGCGCCTGGCCGCCGAGGCGGTGCAGGCGGCACTCGCCGACGCCGGACTGCGGCCGTCCGATGTGGACGGTCTGGTGTCGTTCACCATGGACGCCAACAGCGAGATCTCCGTCGCCCGCGAGCTGGGCATCGAGGAGCTGACGTTCTTCAGCCGCATCCACTACGGCGGCGGCGCGGCTGCGGCGACGGTCCAGCAGGCCGCGATGGCCGTGGCCACCGGGGTCGCGGACGTCGTGGTGGCCTACCGCGCGTTCAACGAGCGGTCCGGGATGCGCTTCGGACAGGTGTCGAGCGCGGCGGCCGGGCAGGTGAACTCCTCGGGGGTGGACAACAGCTTCCACTACCCGATGGGGCTGGGCACCCCCGCCGCGACGGTGGCGATGGTGGCCCAGCGTTACCTGCACGAGTATGGCGCGAGCAGCGAGGACTTCGGGCGGGTGGCCGTCGTCGACCGGCAGCACGCCGCGACGAACCCCGCCGCGTGGTTCTACGGGAAGCCGATCACCCTGGCGGAGCACCAGGCTTCCCGCTGGATCACCGAGCCGTTGCACCTGCTCGACTGCTGCCAGGAGACCGACGGCGCCGTCGCCCTCGTGGTGACCAGTCTCGAGCGGGCGCGCGACCTGCCGAACCCGCCGGCCGTGGTCGCGGCGGCGGCGCAGGGCAGCGGGCCCGATCAGTACATCATGACCAGCTACTACCGCGACGAGCTCGCGGCACTGCCGGAGATGGGCGTCGTCGGGCGGCAGCTGTGGGCGCAGTCGGGGCTGCGCCCGCAGGACGTCGACGTCGCGGTGCTGTACGACCACTTCACCCCATACGTGCTGATGCAGCTGGAGGAGCTGGGGTTCTGCGGCCGGGGCGAGGCACCCGGCTTCACCGCCGGCGACACGTTGTCGTTGAACGGCGAGCTACCGCTCAACCCCCACGGCGGCCAGCTGGGCGAGGCGTACGTGCACGGGATGAACGGCATCGCGGAAGCGGTGCGTCAGGTCCGCGGCACAGCCGTCAACCAGGTGAGCGACGTCGCACACGTCCTGGTCACGGCGGGTACCGGCGTGCCGACGAGCGGCCTGATCCTTACGGGTGGGTAG
- a CDS encoding DUF5134 domain-containing protein: MHIPDALAWSLTVLFALLAVPSVYRLVRLDATRYDPDIRQMDVAEVLMVVAMVAMVSPLGGPIPAAGWQAILALMAGWFLVAALRGRRCCAVHHMICAAAMLYMITAMPRHGMDHGPWLTMSEMPGSLAWPALAVAAVGYFAFDATRSGFTAARMVRGAPVREAWATRPIYRAAMGVGMAYMLLAGITPA, encoded by the coding sequence ATGCACATTCCAGACGCCCTCGCCTGGAGCCTGACTGTGCTCTTCGCGTTGCTGGCCGTGCCGAGTGTGTACCGGCTGGTGCGGTTGGACGCGACCCGGTACGACCCCGACATCCGTCAGATGGACGTGGCCGAGGTGCTGATGGTCGTGGCCATGGTCGCGATGGTGTCACCACTCGGCGGCCCGATCCCGGCGGCGGGCTGGCAGGCGATCCTCGCGCTGATGGCCGGGTGGTTTCTCGTCGCCGCGCTGCGCGGGCGGCGCTGCTGTGCGGTGCACCACATGATCTGCGCCGCCGCGATGCTGTACATGATCACCGCGATGCCGCGGCACGGCATGGATCACGGCCCGTGGCTCACCATGTCCGAGATGCCCGGCAGCCTTGCGTGGCCGGCGCTCGCCGTGGCGGCCGTCGGCTACTTCGCCTTCGACGCCACCCGTTCGGGCTTCACCGCGGCGCGGATGGTGCGCGGTGCGCCCGTGCGGGAAGCATGGGCCACCCGCCCGATCTACCGGGCCGCGATGGGCGTCGGGATGGCGTACATGCTCCTCGCGGGTATCACGCCGGCGTGA
- a CDS encoding bifunctional MaoC family dehydratase N-terminal/OB-fold nucleic acid binding domain-containing protein — protein MTIEEAVARIAAQGESAPRLARDPVNPAMINNWLEALGDQNPRYAEEGVAPPAMAQVWTMNGLHGQRAEDDPMGAMMAVLDEAGYTSVVATNSEQNYRRLLRHGEHVAATTRLDDVVGPKRTALGEGYFVTTTTTWYVGDEVVADMLFRVLKFKPKPAQSGVLRPVISKDTEFFWEGTKAGELRIQRWGDKLRHPPGPMPPDGDLDAKPDWVVASGRGTVYSYVVHHRPAVPGKKLPFVIALVELEEGVRMLGEVLDVDTVGIGQPVQAAFVKVDEDLTLPAWRVAE, from the coding sequence ATGACGATCGAAGAGGCCGTCGCCCGGATCGCCGCACAGGGGGAGTCCGCACCGCGCCTGGCTCGCGACCCGGTGAACCCGGCGATGATCAACAACTGGCTGGAGGCGCTGGGCGACCAGAACCCGCGTTACGCGGAAGAAGGGGTCGCCCCGCCCGCGATGGCCCAGGTGTGGACCATGAACGGGCTGCACGGGCAGCGCGCGGAGGACGACCCGATGGGCGCGATGATGGCCGTCCTGGACGAAGCCGGGTACACCTCCGTCGTCGCGACGAACTCGGAGCAGAACTACCGGCGGCTGCTGCGGCACGGCGAGCACGTCGCCGCGACGACGAGGCTCGACGACGTCGTCGGCCCGAAAAGGACAGCGCTGGGCGAGGGCTACTTCGTGACGACCACCACCACCTGGTACGTGGGGGACGAGGTGGTCGCGGACATGCTGTTCCGGGTGCTGAAGTTCAAGCCGAAGCCCGCGCAGTCCGGCGTGCTGCGCCCGGTGATCAGCAAGGACACCGAGTTCTTCTGGGAGGGCACGAAGGCCGGGGAGCTGCGGATCCAGCGGTGGGGCGACAAGCTGCGCCATCCGCCGGGACCGATGCCCCCCGACGGCGACCTGGACGCGAAGCCGGACTGGGTGGTGGCGAGCGGCCGTGGCACGGTCTACAGCTACGTCGTGCACCACCGGCCCGCCGTGCCCGGCAAGAAGCTGCCGTTCGTCATCGCGTTGGTGGAGCTGGAGGAGGGCGTGCGGATGCTCGGTGAGGTGCTCGACGTCGACACCGTCGGCATCGGACAACCGGTGCAGGCGGCGTTCGTGAAGGTCGACGAGGACCTGACCCTGCCGGCCTGGCGGGTGGCCGAGTGA